The DNA sequence ATCCACCCTTGCCAAGCATTTCAATGGGATATTTCTGCCCAGCGAGGGGCAGGTTCTGGTGGATGGCATGGATACGGCAGATGCCGACCGGCTCATGGAAATCCGCAGCCATGTGGGCATGGTATTTCAAAACCCCGATAACCAGATTGTGGCCACTGTGGTGGAGGAAGATGTTGCCTTTGCCCTTGAGAATATGGGGGTTCCCCCTGCCAAAATCCGTGAGCGGGTGGATGCCGCTCTGCATTCGGTGGGTATGTATAAATACCGCCTCCACGCACCCCACCGGCTTTCCGGCGGACAGAAGCAGCGGGTTGCCATTGCAGGCATCATCGCCATGCGCCCCCAGTGCGTGGTGCTGGACGAGCCCACCGCCATGCTTGACCCAAGAGGGCGGCAGGAGGTGCTGGCCACCATCCGCAAGCTGAATCAGGAATTCGGCAACACGGTTGCGCTGATTACCCACTATATGGACGAGGCCGCTCAGGCTGACCGGGTGGTGGTAATGGATGGCGGCAAAATCATACTGGATGGCCCGCCACATCAGGTGTTTTCTAATGTGGAGCAGC is a window from the Oscillospiraceae bacterium MB08-C2-2 genome containing:
- a CDS encoding energy-coupling factor transporter ATPase, with translation MDNIITCKNITYRYGSPEEEHPPAPPVFENLSLSIGRGEFVAILGHNGSGKSTLAKHFNGIFLPSEGQVLVDGMDTADADRLMEIRSHVGMVFQNPDNQIVATVVEEDVAFALENMGVPPAKIRERVDAALHSVGMYKYRLHAPHRLSGGQKQRVAIAGIIAMRPQCVVLDEPTAMLDPRGRQEVLATIRKLNQEFGNTVALITHYMDEAAQADRVVVMDGGKIILDGPPHQVFSNVEQLKSVGLDVPQATELADILYQAGYPISRQIITEQECIEALAALLGQKGS